In Camelus ferus isolate YT-003-E chromosome 10, BCGSAC_Cfer_1.0, whole genome shotgun sequence, the following proteins share a genomic window:
- the YIF1A gene encoding protein YIF1A has protein sequence MAYHSGYGAHGSKHRVRAAPDPPPLFDDTSGGYSSQPGGYPAPGAEVAFNVNHLLGDPVANVAMAYGSSIASHGKDMVHKELHRFVSVNKLKYFFAVDTAYVAKKLGLLVFPYTHQNWEVQYSRDVPLPPRQDLNAPDLYIPTMAFITYVLLAGMALGIQKRFSPEVLGLCASTALVWVVLEVLALLLGIYLATVRSDLSTFHLLAYSGYKYVGMILSVLTGLLFGSDGYYVALAWTSSALMYFIVRSFRTAALGPDSMGGPAPRQRLQLYLTLGAAAFQPLIIYWLTFHLIR, from the exons ATGGCTTATCACTCGGGCTACGGAGCCCACG GCTCCAAGCACAGGGTCCGGGCAGCTCCGGATCCCCCTCCCCTCTTCGATGACACAAGCGGTGGTTACTCCAGCCAGCCAGGGGGATACCCAGCCCCAGGAGCCGAAGTGGCCTTCAATGTCAACCACTTGCTTGGGGACCCAGTGGCCAACGTGGCTATGGCCTATGGCAGCTCCATCGCATCCCATGGGAAGGACATGGTGCACAAGGAG CTACACCGTTTTGTGTCTGTGAACAAACTGAAGTATTTTTTCGCTGTGGACACAGCCTATGTGGCCAAGAAGCTAGGGCTGCTGGTCTTCCCCTACACACACCAG AACTGGGAAGTGCAGTACAGTCGTGATGTGCCTCTGCCCCCGCGGCAAGACCTCAATGCCCCTGACCTCTATATTCCCA CAATGGCCTTCATCACCTACGTGCTGTTGGCTGGGATGGCACTGGGCATTCAGAAAAG GTTCTCCCCAGAGGTGCTGGGCCTGTGTGCAAGCACAGCGCTGGTATGGGTCGTGTTGGAGGTACTAGccctgctcctgggcatctacCTGGCCACCGTGCGCAGTGACCTGAGCACCTTCCACCTGCTGGCCTACAGCGGCTACAAATATGTGGG gaTGATCCTCAGTGTTCTGACTGGCCTGCTCTTTGGCAGTGATGGCTACTATGTGGCACTGGCCTGGACTTCGTCTGCGCTCATGTACTTCATC GTTCGCTCTTTCCGAacagcagccctgggccctgaCAGCATGGGTGGCCCGGCTCCCCGGCAACGTCTCCAGCTCTACCTGACTCTGGGAGCTGCAGCCTTCCAGCCCCTCATCATATACTGGTTGACCTTCCACCTGATCCGGTGA
- the TMEM151A gene encoding transmembrane protein 151A: MPEGGGGDGGEVPALIPDGEPLREEQRPLKQSLGSSLCRESHWKCLLLTLLIHACGAVVAWCRLATVPRLVLGPEAALARGAGGPPPTYPASPCSDGYLYIPLAFVSLLYLLYLAECWHCHVRSCQAPRTDANTVLALIRRLQQAPPCVWWKATSYHYVRRTRQITRYRNGDAYTTTQVYHERADSRTARGEFDYSAHGVRDVSKELVGLADHAATRLRFTKCFSFGSAEAEASYLTQRARFFSANEGLDDYLEAREGMHLKDVDFRESLMVFADPRSPPWYARAWVFWLVSAATLSWPLRVVAAYGTAHVHYQVEKLFGASSPPPGAMPSGPPLSRVATVDFTELEWHICSNRQLVPSYSEAVVMGAGSGTYLRGCQRCRRSVSSNSLPPARPSGPRLPFSRSRLSLGAGGRATPGVFRSLSGGPLGRRGEDTEPLESPPCYEDALYFPVLIVHGDSGCQGDGQGAL; this comes from the exons ATGCCGGAGGGTGGCGGTGGCGACGGCGGGGAGGTGCCCGCGCTCATCCCGGACGGCGAGCCTCTGAGGGAAGAG CAGCGGCCCCTGAAACAGTCCCTGGGAAGCTCCCTGTGCCGCGAGTCGCACTGGAAGTGCCTGCTCCTCACGCTGCTCATCCATGCCTGCGGTGCCGTGGTGGCCTGGTGTCGCCTGGCCACAGTGCCACGGCTGGTCCTGGGGCCCGAGGCGGCCCTGGCCCGAGGGGCCGGGGGCCCACCGCCCACCTACCCAGCCAGCCCCTGCTCCGATGGCTACCTGTACATCCCACTGGCCTTTGTCTCCCTCCTCTACCTCCTCTACCTGGCCGAATGCTGGCATTGTCACGTCCGGTCATGCCAGGCGCCGCGCACTGATGCCAACACCGTGCTTGCCCTGATCCGCCGGCTGCAGCAGGCACCACCCTGTGTGTGGTGGAAGGCCACCAGCTACCACTACGTGCGGCGCACCCGCCAGATTACCCGCTACCGCAACGGCGACGCCTACACCACCACGCAGGTCTACCATGAGAGGGCCGACAGCCGCACTGCTCGTGGCGAGTTTGACTACTCAGCCCATGGGGTCCGCGATGTCTCCAAGGAGCTGGTGGGCCTGGCTGACCACGCGGCCACGCGGCTGCGCTTCACCAAGTGCTTCAGCTTCGGCAGCGCCGAGGCCGAGGCTTCGTACCTCACCCAGAGGGCCCGCTTCTTCAGCGCCAACGAGGGCCTGGACGACTACCTGGAGGCCCGGGAGGGCATGCATCTGAAAGACGTGGACTTCCGCGAGTCCCTCATGGTCTTCGCCGACCCGCGCAGCCCGCCCTGGTACGCGCGCGCCTGGGTCTTCTGGCTGGTGTCGGCGGCCACGCTGTCCTGGCCGCTGCGCGTCGTGGCGGCCTACGGCACGGCCCACGTGCACTACCAGGTGGAGAAGCTTTTCGGCGCCAGCTCGCCCCCGCCCGGGGCCATGCCCAGTGGGCCCCCGCTCTCACGTGTGGCCACGGTGGACTTCACCGAGCTCGAGTGGCACATCTGCTCCAACCGGCAGCTGGTACCCAGCTACTCAGAGGCTGTGGTCATGGGCGCTGGCTCGGGCACCTACCTCCGTGGCTGCCAGCGCTGCCGGCGCTCTGTCAGCAGCAACTCGCTGCCTCCAGCCCGGCCCAGCGGGCCCCGCCTGCCTTTCAGCCGCAGCCGCCTCTcgctgggagctgggggcagggccacaCCGGGGGTCTTCCGGAGCCTGAGCGGGGGGCCACTGGGGCGCCGTGGGGAGGACACGGAGCCCCTGGAAAGCCCACCGTGCTATGAGGACGCCCTTTACTTCCCGGTGCTCATTGTCCATGGTGACAGCGGCTGCCAGGGGGATGGGCAGGGTGCACTCTGA